The following proteins are co-located in the Acidimicrobiales bacterium genome:
- a CDS encoding flagellin: MSLRINSNAAAFNAYRNLSVNDTQMSKSLEKLSSGFRINRAADDASGLVKSEGLRAEIRGTQQAVRNAQDGVNFVQTAEGALNEVHSILQRMRELAVDASNTATTNGTAQQAEVAALKTELTSIGSQTKFGSQSVFSGSSVTFQVGANAGDTITVTVGALSSSSVGGTDVSGVDVSTGASAAITTIDTAIGTLSTQRANLGAVQNRMEHTINSLNVAVENLTASESQIRDTDMASEMTMFTKSQILVQAGTAMLAQANAAPQAVLKLLQ; the protein is encoded by the coding sequence GTGAGTCTTCGCATCAACTCGAACGCTGCGGCGTTCAATGCGTATCGCAACCTCAGCGTCAACGACACCCAGATGTCCAAGTCGCTGGAAAAGCTCTCTTCGGGCTTCCGCATCAACCGCGCTGCTGACGACGCTTCGGGCCTCGTCAAGTCGGAAGGCCTCCGTGCCGAGATCCGTGGCACGCAGCAGGCCGTGCGCAACGCTCAGGACGGCGTCAACTTCGTGCAGACCGCTGAAGGCGCGCTGAACGAGGTTCACTCGATCCTGCAGCGCATGCGTGAGCTGGCGGTCGACGCCTCGAACACGGCGACCACCAACGGCACCGCGCAGCAGGCGGAAGTCGCCGCCCTCAAGACCGAGCTCACCTCGATCGGTTCGCAGACCAAGTTCGGTAGCCAGTCCGTGTTCTCGGGCAGCTCGGTTACCTTCCAGGTCGGCGCCAACGCCGGCGACACCATCACGGTGACCGTCGGTGCGCTGTCCTCGAGCAGCGTCGGTGGTACCGACGTGTCGGGTGTGGACGTGAGCACGGGCGCTTCGGCGGCCATCACGACCATCGACACCGCCATCGGCACCCTGTCGACCCAGCGTGCGAACCTCGGTGCTGTGCAGAACCGCATGGAGCACACGATCAACAGCCTCAACGTCGCCGTCGAGAACCTGACGGCTTCGGAGTCGCAGATCCGTGACACGGACATGGCCTCTGAGATGACCATGTTCACCAAGAGCCAGATCCTGGTTCAGGCCGGCACGGCGATGCTCGCCCAGGCGAACGCCGCCCCGCAGGCCGTCCTCAAGCTGCTCCAGTAG